The region TCAGCGCGACCTTCGTGCCCATTGTCGGGGCTCTGTACTGGCGGCGGGCGACCGGGGCGGGAGCCCTGGCCGCCATAGCCGCGGGCAGCGTGGTCGCCCTGGCCTTTATCTTCACGCAGGGGATACACTCGAACGCAGCCATAATCTTCGGGCTCCTGGCGAGCCTCGTGGCCTTCGTCGGGGTCAGCCTCCTCACGCCGCCCCCCTCCCCCCGGAGGCTGGAGGAGTGGGAGCGTCGGATGGAGGAGCCGGCCGTCGCGCGGGGCGGGGGGCTCTCCTGAGATCCGGTCTCGGAGGGTGATCGGTTGGCCGCGGGCGCGGTGCTCGTAGACGGGCTGGACTTCGGGGGCGTAATCGCCGTGGCCCGCCGCGGCGCGCGCGTGGGCGTGAGCCCGGCGGCGCGCGAGCGGGTGCGCCGCTTCCGCGCCCACGTGGAGCGCGCGTCCGGCTCCGAGGAGGCGGTCTACGGGGTCACCACGGGCTTCGGCGCGCTGGCGACGGTCCGGATCCCCGCCGGGGAGCGCCGCGAGCTGCAGCACGCCATCCTGCGCTCGCACGCCGCCGGCATGGGCCCGTTCGTGGAGCCCGAGGTGGTGCGGGCGATGATGCTGATCCGGGCCAAGACGCTGGCGATGGGGCACTCGGGCGTCCGGCCCGAGCTGCTCGACGCCCTCGTCGCCCTCCTGAACTCCGGCGTGGTCCCCGCCGTCCCCGAGCACGGCTCGCTGGGGGCCAGCGGCGACCTCGCCCCCCTGGCCCACGCCGCCCTCTGCCTGACGGGGGAGGGGTGGGCGCTCGAGGGCGGGGAGGCGGTGCCCGCCCGCGAGGCCCTCGCGCGGGCGGGGCTCGAGCCCGTGCGGCTCGAGGCGAAGGAGGGGCTCGCGCTCGTGAACGGCACCGACGGGATGCTCGCGGTGCTCGTGCTAGCCCTGGAGGACCTGGGGCTGCTCCTGAAGACCGCGGACGTCACGGCGGCGATGTCCATAGAGGCCCTGCTCGGGACCGACCGGGTCTACCGGGAGGAGCTGCACGCCCTGCGGCCCCACCCCGGGCAGCTCGCGAGCGCCCGCAACATACACCGCCTCCTGCAGGACAGCCCCATCGTCGCCTCCCACCGCGAGTCGCCGCACCTGGTGCAGGACGCCTACTCGCTGCGCTGCACCCCGCAGGTCTGCGGCGCGGCGCGGGACACCCTCGCCTTCGCGGAGGAGGTGGCGCGCAGGGAGCTCGCCTCCACCACGGACAACCCGCTCGTGCTGGAGGACGGCTCGGTGGAGAGCTGCGGGCACTTCCACGGGGAGCCGCTCGCCTTCGCGCTGGACTTCCTCGCCGTGGCCGCCGCGGAGGTCGGCGCCATCGCCGAGCGCAGGACCGACCGCATGCTGGACCCGGCCCGCTCGCAGGGGCTGCCGCCGTTTCTCGTCCCCCGCGCCGGGACCAACTCGGGCTTCATGGTCGCCCAGTACACCGCCGCCTCGCTCGCCGAGGAGAACCGGCGGCTGGCCGTCCCCGCGAGCACGGGCTCCCTGCCGACCTCCGCCATGCAGGAGGACCACGTCTCGATGGGCTGGAGCGCGGGCCTCAAGCTCCGCAGGGTGCTGCGCAACCTCGCCCGCATCCTCGCCGTGGAGGCGGTCTGCGCCGCCCAGGCCCTCGACCTCCGCTCCCCCCTGGAGCCCGCGCCCGCCACCGGGGCGGTGCGGGAGCGCATCCGGCGGGAGGTGCCGTTCGTGGAGAGGGACCGCTTTCTCGCCGCCCACCTGCGGGCCGCCGAGGGGCTGGTCCTCTCCGGGGCGCTCGTGGAGGCTGCTAATGAAATGGTCGAGCAGAGATAGACCTCCGTGAGGAACTTTGGCCTCTCGGCCGACTCCCGCGATAGCCAGTTCGCAGGGATTTATGGGGAGCAAGTATATTCCTTTGAATGGTTGAATGACTTTATCCAAATATAGGTTGATATTAAGCGGCAATCTGAATAATAATATACATAAGGTGAGCGAGGTTTGAGGAAAGGGAGCTTGAATGGGACGCCAAATCCAAAAGGATAAAGGGAGGTTGCCGAGATCTTCCTGTCAGGGTTGTATATCTGAGCGTACAGGGGATGCGATGATCGAGTTCAGGGGCGTCACCAAGACCTACCCCGGCTCGGAGCGGCCTGCGGTGGAAAACCTCTCCTTCGAGGTGCCGGAGGGCGAGATCTGCGTCCTCGTGGGGCCCTCGGGCTGCGGCAAGACCACCACCATGCGGATGATCAACCGGCTCATCGAGCCGACGGAGGGCGAGATCCTCATCGGCGGCGAGCCGAACACCCGGATAAGCGGCACCGAGCTGCGGCGCAAGATCGGGTACGCCATCCAGCAGATAGGGCTCTTCCCCCACCGGACCATCGCGGAGAACGTGGGGACCGTCCCCAGCCTGCTGGAGTGGGACAGGGAGCGCATCCGGCGGCGGGTGGACGAGCTGCTGGAGCTCGTCGGCCTCGACCCCGCCGGGTTCCGGGACCGCTACCCGGCGGAGCTCTCCGGGGGCCAGCAGCAGCGGGTAGGGGTGGCGCGGGCGCTCGCGGCCGACCCCCCCATAATGCTCATGGACGAGCCCTTCGGGGCGGTGGACCCCATAACCCGCGAGCGGCTGCAGGACGAGTTCCTGAAGATCCAGCAGGACATAAAGAAGACCATCGTCTTCGTCACCCACGACATAGACGAGGCCATAAAGCTGGGCGACAGGATCGCCATCCTTAAGGAGGGCGGCACCCTCGCCCAGTACGACAGCCCGGAGAACATCCTCACCAGCCCCGCCTCGGAGTTCGTGGCCTCCTTCGTGGGGGCGGACAGGGTGCTCAAGCGGCTCTCCCTCACCCGGCTCGAGGAGGTCGAGCTCGACCCCCCGCGGGGCAACGGCGGCCTGCCGCGCCTCCCGGAGCAGGCCTCCCTCAAGGACGCGCTCTCGGAGATGATCGGCTCGGGCGCCGAACGGGTGCTGGTGCTCTCCGGTGACGGCGGGGTGCGCGGCTCGCTGAGCCTCGACGGGCTGCGGCGGCTCTCCGGCAGGGCCGGGTAGGGGATGGAGCCCGCCCCCGCGAGCCTCGCCCTGCTCCAGCGGCTGGAGCCCAGGATCATGGACTGGGCCTGGGTGCGCGAGAACTTCGCCGAGGACATCCTGCCGGCGCTCGTCGGGCACATCTACCTCTCCGGCGTCTCGCTGGCCATAGCGCTTGCCGTCTCGCTGCCCACCGGGGTGCTCGTGGCCCGCTACCGCAAGGCCTACCCGCCGGTGGTGTTTCTGGCCGGGCTGCTGTTCACCATCCCCAGCCTCGCCCTCTTCGCCATCCTGGTCACCATCCCCGGCGTGGGGATAGGCCCCAACGCGGTCATCATCGCGCTGGTGGCCTACTCCATCCTCGTCCTGGTGCGGAACACCGTCGCCGGGCTGGACTCCGTCCCGCCCGAGACCATCGACGCCGCCCGCGGCATGGGGCTCACCCCCCGCCAGATCCTCTTCAAGGTGGAGCTGCCGCTGGCGCTGCCGGTCATCGTGGCGGGCGTGAGGATCGCCACCGTGACGGTCATAGGGATCGCCACCATCGGCGCCTACATCGCGGGCGGGGGCTTGGGGCAGCTCATCTTCGACGGGATAGACCGGCTGTTTCCGACCATGATCATCGCGGGGGCGGCGCTGGCCACGGCGCTGGCCGTGGCCGCCGACGTGGTGTTGTCAAGCTTGGAACGCTACCTGAGACCATGGGCACAACGTGGCAAGAGGGCGGCTTAAATGAGCGGAGTACTTGAAGTTTTTGCGCGTCCGAGTTTTTTTGTCAAACTCGCAACGCATGTGGAGCTTTCGATGATCTCGCTAATCATCGCGATCGCCATAGCCCTCCCGACTGCGTTTGCTGTGCGAAACACGCAAATTGGGACTGCTATAGCTATCAACGCCGGCAACGTGGGGCGGGCGGTGCCCTCGCTGGCGCTCCTGGCGCTCGCGCTGCCCTTTCTGGGGTTCGGGTTCGCGCCCTCGCTCGTCGCGCTCACCGCGCTCGCCGTCCCCCCCATCCTCATCAACGCCACCACCGGGCTGCGGGAGGTCAGCGGCGAGGTGGTGGACGCCGCGCGCGGCATGGGGCTCTCCGAGGCCCAGATCCTGCGCGACATCCAGCTGCCCATGGCCGCGCCGGTGGTCTTCGCGGGGGTGCGCACCTCGGCGGTGCAGGTGGTGGCGAGCGCCACCCTGGCCACCTTTATCGGGGGAGGGGGGCTGGGGGATCTGATCGTGGAGGGCTTCCAGAGCGGAGATAGCTCGATACTTCTGGCAGGTGCTTTCTCAGTGGCGATACTGGCAATCATTACGGAGATCATCTTCGAGATCCTGGAAAAGGTATTTACTCCGAAAGGGCTAAAGCTCGCACAGAAGAAACGTGGCAGATAAGCGGAAGCGATCCAAGGAGGAGTATATGAAGAACAATACTCGACCGATTCAAGCTGTGCTGGTGCTGCTAACTCCGTTCGCGCTCGCGATAGTTTTTCTCGTCGCCTGCGGCAACGTGGGCGAGAGCGGCGGCTCCGGCCCCGGCGCCGGGGAAGGGGGAGGCCCCGCGATCACCGTGGGCTCCAAGAACTTCACCGAGCAGTACATCCTCGGCAACATGTACGCCCTGGCGCTCGAGGACGCCGGCTTCAAGGTGGAGCGGCGGCTGAACCTCGGCAGCGAGCAGATCGCCGACAGGGCCCTCCAGAACGGGCAGATAGACCTCTATCCCGAGTACACCGGCACCGCGCTGGCCGCGGTGCTCGACTACGAGGGCGACCCGGCGCAGCTGGACACCCCGGAGCAGACCTACCAGAGGGCGAAGGAGCTCTACGCCGGGCGCGATCCGGCCGACACCATGCTCAGGCCCGCGCCCTTCAACAACACCTACGCCATCTTCGTGCGCCGGGAGGCCGCCAAGCGCTACGACCTGAGGACGCTCGAGGATCTCGCCGAGGCCTCCCCGAACCTGGTGTTCGTCTCCTTCTCCGAGTTTCAGCACCGCGAGGACAACTTTAAGAACATGAAAGAGAACTATAACTTCGACTTCAAGGACGTGGAGATCGTCAACAGCATCGGGCTCCGCTACCAGGGGGTGCTGCAGGGCGAGGGGGACGTCGGGGTGGGCTTCACCACCGACGGCCAGCTGGCCTCCGACCGGCTGGTGGTGCTCGAGGACCCCAAGAGCATCTGGCCCTTCTACCAGCCCGCCCCCGTGGTGCGCACCGAGGTGCTCGAGAAGAACCCGAAGATCCGGGAGGTCCTCAACGAGGTCTCGGCCAGCCTCGACGTGGAGACCATGCGAAGGCTCAACGGCCGGGTGGACCTCCAGAAGGAGGACCCGGAGGACGTGGCCCGGGAGTATCTGGAGCGGGAGGGTCTCATTAAGTGATCTCCTCACACTCTACGGTCACCCTCGACGGAGCTTCTCTAACTCCGAAAGCAGTTGCGCGGGTAGCTCGGGAGAGTTGCCCTGTGGCTCTGGCTCCGGAGGCACGGGAGCGCAACGAGATTGCTTATCGGATAAGCCTAGATCTTACAAAGAGCAATACTCCAGTATACGGCTTAAATACAGGTGTGGGATCTTTGCGGTCAATAAAGATTCCTCCGGAACTCCAGAACGACTACCAGCGCAGGTTGCTTCGAAGCCATGCCATCGGGGCCGGAAAACCAGTGCCAGATAGTATAGTACGCGCTATGCTCGTCGTGCGGGCGAATCAACTTGCTGCGGGAGGGGCGGGAGTCCATCCTGCTCTCCTGGACAGCCTCGTGGAGGTCTTGAACAAGAACCTTGTGCCCGAGATACGGGAATTGGGCTCTTTGGGTACGGGCGACCTTACATCTCTCGCAGAAGTGGGGTTGGCTCTACTCGGTGAGCGTCCGTTTCGGAACGGCAAGAGAAATTCCTCTACCCCTTTGGGACCTCGTGACGGGCTAATGCTTATGAGCAGCAACGCACATGCCATCGGTGAATCTGCGCTGTGTGCGGTAGACCTGAACCAACTAACAAGTTCTTTAGAGGCGTGCGCTGCGATTTCCTTTGAGGCAGCTCGCGCCAACTCGAAGGCTCTTGACGAGCGTGTACACGCTGCTCGACCCTATCCTGGGCAGATAGCTGCCGCCGCTCACCTACGTGCCTTACTGGAGGGCTATGTGCCGAAGAGCTTTCGACTTCAAGACTCCTACGCCTTTCGCTGCCTGCCTCAGGTTCAGGGCGCGCTGCGCGATGCGCTCTCCCACCTGGCAAGCATTTTGCAAATAGAGTTAAATTCTGCTTCAGAGAATGCTTTGCTCGTAGATGGCGAGGCGTTAACTACGGGCAACTTCCACGCTGTTCAGCTCTCTTCGACCTTGGATCACGTCCGAAACACAGCTTCTCAGGCGGCCTCACTATCTGCCGCACGCACCTCGGCTTTAATGTCCCCAGAGATTACCGGCCTTAATCCCTTTCTCGCTGAAGAGCCCGGTCCCGACTCAGGACTAATGGCCCTGGAATACACCGCAAACTCTGCAGTGGGGGAGCTCCGAATACTCGCCGCACCCGCCGCTGCCCACAGCGCGGCGTTCATTTCCCATGGCGTTGAGAACCATGCCAGTTTAGCCTCTTTATCCGCTCGAAAGACCACGCGTGCTGTCCACTTGCTCTCCGTGGTGGCGGCCACGGAACTGGTTACTGCCGTGAGAGCCATTCGAATGCGCGGCGAACCCCCCGTTGGACGCGGGGCCAGAGAAGCTTTCGAGATCTCTGCCTCCATTCTCTCTCCCGACATCGCCGATCGTTACCTAACCGGGGACCTAGATAACGCTATCAATCTAGTGCTGAAGGGGGAATTCTTGCCGAATATCTCCACGACCCAGGGTGTAGAGGCAAGCTAACATGGATATTAAGCGCGTGCGGGAGCGCCTGGAGGAGCTCTTCGCCCTGGCCCCCGACCCCCGCGGCGGCGCGACCCGCCTCGCCTACTCCCCGGAGGAGGCGCGGGCGATGCGGCTCGTGGCCGGCTGGTTGGAGGAGGCCGGGCTCTCCGCGCGCCTCGACCGCTTCGGGAACCTGTGGGGGCTGCCGCCGGCGGGGGGGCGGCTCGTCACGGGCGGCTCGCACGTGGACACCGTCCCGAACGGCGGGCGGCTCGACGGGGCCCTGGGGACCGTGCTGGCCGTGGAGGCGGCGGGGGAGCTGGAGGGGCCGTTCGGGGTGCTGGTGTGCGCGGGGGAGGAGGCGCCCCGCTTCGGGGCCGGCACCCTGGGCTCCCGGCAGCTCGCGGGGAGGCTGGGGGAGGCGGAGCTCGCGCGGATGCGCGACCGGGATGGGGTCTCGGCGCTCGCGGCGCGGGAGGAGTTTCTGCGCCTGCTCCGGGACATCCCCCGCCTGGAGGAGCCCGACCCGCTCTCTCGGGTCGCGGCGCACCTGGAGGTGCACGTCGAGCAGCGCAGGTGGCTCGGGGAGAGGGGCGCCTCCGTCGGCATCGCCACGGCGGTGGCCGGCCCGGAGCGCTACCGCCTGCTCCTCTCGGGACAGAGCGGCCACTCGGGGGAGGCCCGGATGCCCGAGCGCCGCGACGCCCTGTGCGCGGCGGCGGAGGTCATCCTGCTCGTGGAGGGGGCGGCCCGCAAGGCGTCCTCCACCGTGGCCACCGTCGGGACCGTGCGGGTCGAGCCCGGCTCCCTCACCGCCGTCCCCGGGCGGGTGGAGCTCGGCCTCGACGTGCGCGGGACCGACCCCGGGGAGGCCGGGGAGCTCGTACGGCTGGTCCTGGAGCGGGGGCGCGGGATCTGCGCGCGCAGGGGCGTCTCCTTCTCCGCCCGGCGCCTCTCCCGCGCGGCCCCGGTGGCGCTGGACGAGGGGGTGGTGGGGCTGGCCGAGCGCGTAGCGCGCAGGGAGGGCATCCCCGCCGCGAGGTGCGTCAGCTTCGCCGGGCACGACGTCCAGCACCTCGCCCGGCGGGTGCCGGCGGCGCTGCTCTTCGCCGCCTCTTCCAACGGCGTGAGCCACGCGCCGGGGGAGGAGGTGGGGGAGGAGGATCTGGAGAGGACGTACAGGATGGCGAGGGCGCTCATGCCCGAGCTGGCGAGAGAGTACGGAGGAGAGAGATGACGGACGGGAAGACCACCACGGTGAGGGCCCCGCGCGGGACGGAGCTCTCCTGCAAGGGCTGGCACCAGGAGGGCGCCCTGCGGATGCTCATGAACAACCTCGACCCCGAGGTCGCCGAGCGGCCCGAGGAGCTCGTGGTCTACGGGGGCACCGGCAAGGCCGCCCGGAGCTGGGAGTGCTTCTGGGCCATCGTGGAGGCCCTGCGCGGCCTCGACGGCGACGAGACCCTGCTCGTGCAGTCCGGCAAGCCCGTCGCCGTCTTCCGCACGCACCCGTGGGCGCCGCGGGTGCTCATCGCCAACTCGCTGCTCGTCCCCGAGTGGGCCGACTGGGAGACCTTCCGCGAGCTGGAGCGGGCGGGGCTCACCATGTTCGGCCAGATGACGGCGGGCTCCTGGATCTACATCGGCACCCAGGGCATCCTCCAGGGCACCTACGAGACCTTCGCCGCCCTGGCCGAACAGCGCTTCGGCGGCACCCTCAGGGGGAGGGTGTGCCTCACCGCCGGGCTCGGCGGCATGGGGGGCGCCCAGCCCCTCGCCATCACCATGAACGAGGGGGTGGCCCTCTGCGTCGAGGTGGACCCGCGCCGCATAGACCGCCGCCTCGAGCACCGCTACCTCGACGAGCGGATAGACGACCTCGACGCCGCCGTCGAGCGCGCCGAGGAGGCCCGGCGGGAGGGGGAGCCGCTCTCCATCGGCATCCCCGGCAACGCCGCCGAGGTCTTCCCCGCGCTGCTGGAGCGCGGCTACGTTCCCGACGCCGTCACCGACCAGACCTCGGCCCACGACCCCCTCGGGGGCTACATCCCGGCCGGCTACACCCTGGAGGAGGCGGCGGAGCTGCGCGAGGCCGACCCCGGGCGCTACGTGCGGGAGGCCCGCGCCTCCATGGCCCGCCACTGCGCGGCGATGGTCGGCTTTATGGAGCGGGGGGCCGAGGTCTTCGACTACGGCAACAACCTGCGCGGCGAGGCGAGGCTCGGCGGCTTCGAGCGGGCCTTCAGCTACCCCGGCTTCGTCCCGGCCTACATAAGGCCGCTCTTCTGCGAGGGGAAGGGGCCTTTCCGGTGGGCGGCGCTCTCCGGCGACCCCGACGACATAGCCGCGACCGACGAGGCCGTCCTGGAGCTCTTCCCGGAGAACGGGCGGCTCGTGCGCTGGATCCGCCAGGCCCGCGAGAGGGTCCGCTTCCAGGGGCTCCCCGCGCGCATCTGCTGGCTCGGGGCGGGGGAGAGGCACAGGGCGGGGCTGCGCTTCAACGAGCTCGTCGCCGGCGGCACCATAAGCGCCCCCATCGTTATCGGGAGGGACCATCTGGACTCCGGAAGCGTGGCCTCCCCCTACCGGGAGACGGAGGGGATGAGGGACGGCTCCGACGCTATAGCCGACTGGCCGGTCCTGAACGCCCTCCTGAACACCGCCTCCGGGGCGAGCTGGGTCGCCGTCCACCACGGCGGCGGCGTCGGCATCGGGAAGTCCATCCACGCCGGGGCGCAGGTGGTCGTGGACGGCACGGAGGAGGGGGCGGCCCGCATCGAGCGGGTCCTCACAAACGACCCCTCCCTCGGGGTGGTGCGCCACGCCGACGCGGGCTACGAGCGGGCCAGGGAGGCCGCCCGCGCCCTGGGCATAAGGATGCCCATGCTCGGCCGATGAGGCGCACGCTCCTGCCGGACCTGGTGCTGGACGCCCGCGGGGCGCGCCCGGGGGTGGGCGTGACGATCGAGGGCGGGCGCGTCGTTTCGGTCGGCCCGGCCGCGGAGGGGGAGCGCCTGCCGGGCCGGGCGCTCGCCCCCGGCTTTGCGAACGCCCACAGCCACGCCTTCCAGCGGGGGCTGCGCGGGGGCGTCGAGCGCCGCGACCCGGCCCATCCCCGCGACGACTTCTGGACCTGGCGCGAGCGGATGTACGCCCTGGCGGGGAGCCTCGACCCGGCCTCCCTCCGGGAGGCCAGCGAGCGCTGCTACCGGGAGATGCTCTCCGCGGGCTACACGAGCGTCGCCGAGTTCCACTACCTCCACCACCGCCCGGACGGCGCGCCCTACGAGGACCCCAACGCCCTGGCGAAGGCGGTCGCGGCGGGGGCGGAGGCGGTGGGCATGAGGCTGCTCCTGCTCCCGGCGGCCTACGCGCGCGGCGGGCTTTCGCGCTTCCGCGACGCCTCGGCGGGGGAGTTTCTCGCGCGGGTGGAGGAGCTTCGGGCGTGGGCCGAGGGGCACCCGCTCGTGGAGGTGGGGCTCGCGGCGCACAGCGTCCGGGCGGTGCCGCGGGGGTGGCTGGAGGAGATCGGGGAGCACGCGCGGGGGCGCAGCCTGCCGCTGCACGTCCACGCCTGCGAGCAGCCGCGCGAGGTGGAGGAGTGCCGGAGGGAGCACGGGCTGCGCCCGGTGGAGCTGCTGGCGGAGGCTGGCTTTCTCGGCCCCGGGACGGTCGTCGTGCACGCGACCCACGCCAGCGAGGGCGAGCTGGACCTCCTGGCGGAGCGCGGCGCGGGGGTCTGCGCCTGCCCCACCACCGAGGGGAACTTGGGGGACGGCTTCCTGCCGGCGGAGGGCCTCCTGCGGCGCGGGATAGGACTCTCCGTCGGCTCCGACTCCCACGTCAGGGTGGACCCCTTCGAGGAGCTGCGGGAGATAGAGACGAACGCCCGCCGGCTCTCGGGGCGCAGGAACGTCCTGGTGCCCGAGGGGGAGGGCTCGCCCACCCCCTGGCTGCTGCGGGCCGGGTGGGGGCGGGAGGGGATCTCGGCGGGAGACCCGGCCGACCTCGTCGAGATAGACCTCGGCCACCCCGCGCTCGCGGACGTGGAGCCGGAGGATCTGCCCTCCGCGCTCGTCTTCGGCGCCGGGAGCGGGGTGGTCTGCGGGGCCTGGGTCGCGGGCCGGCGCGTCTACCCGGAGGGGGGAGGGGCGTGAGCGGGACGACCCTCCTGATCCACGACCTCGAGGCCGCCGTCTCCCCGAAGGGGAGCGGGCCCCTGCGCGGGAGGGACCTCGGGGAGCTCGAGGTCTGCTCCCCCGCCTCCATAGCCGTCTCCGGCGACCGCATCGCCGCCGTGGGGCCTCCGGGGGAGGTGCTGCGCGACCACCCGCCCGGCCCGGGCTGCGAGACGGTGGACGGCAGGGGGAAGGCGGCGCTCCCCGGCCTCGTGGACTGCCACACCCACGCGGCCTTTCTGGGGGACAGGGCGGACGAGTTCGAGCTGCGCTGCCGCGGGGCGGGCTACGAGGAGATACACGCCTCCGGCGGGGGCATCCTCTCCACGGTGCGGGCGACGCGCGCTGGGAGCGAGGAGGAGCTGCGGGCGGCCACGGAGCGGCACCTGGACTGGCTGCTCCGCCACGGCACCACCACCGCCGAGGTGAAGAGCGGCTACGGGCTGGACCGGGAGGCCGAGCTGAGGCTGCTGCGCGCCATCCGCGCCGCCGGGGACGCCCACCCGGTGGACGTGCGCCCCACCTTCCTGGGGGCCCACACCGTCCCTCCGGAGTTCTCGGGCGCCGCCGAGTACGTGGAGTTCGTCGTCGCCGAGGTGCTCCCCGAGGCCGCCCCGCTCGCGGAGGCGGCCGACGTCTTCGTGGAGCGCGGCTCCTTCGAGGTGCCCGAGGCCCGGCGCTACCTCGAGGCCTGCGCCGGGTACGGGCTCGCCCTGCGGCTGCACGCCGACCAGTTCTCCGAGCGCGGGGCGGTGCCGCTCGCCGTCGAGCTCGGCGCCCGCAGCGCGGACCACCTGGAGAGCACGGGCGGGGAGGGCGTGCGTGCCCTGGGCCAAAGCGCCACCGCCGCGGTGCTGCTCCCGGCGTGCGCCCTCTTCCTCGGGCTGCCCGACCCCCCGGCTCGCGCCCTCCTCGAGGCCGGCGCGATAGTGGCGCTGGCCACGGACTTCAACCCGGGGAGCTCCTTCTGCTCCTCGCTCCCGGTGGTGCTGAACCTGGCGTGCACCCGCCTGGGGCTCTCCCCCGCCGAAGCCCTGTGCGCGGCCACCGCCAACGCGGCCTACGTGCTGGGGCTCGAGGGGGAGGTGGGGCGGCTCTCGGCGGGGTACAGGGCGGACATCCTCCTCCTCGACGCCCCGGACTGGCGCTACATCGCCTACCACCTGGGCGGGGACCACCTCGCCGCCGTCGTCAAGTCCGGAGGCCTCCTGCCGCCGGGGTGAGCCGGGGGAGGGAGGAGAGGCCCCGCCTTCCGGTGGGGCTCGGACCTGCGACCCCGTGGTTCGTGGCCCTGTCGGAAGCGTTCGCCACGGTCCGCAAACCCGTGTAAGTTCTACGAGGGTAGACGAAGCGGACACGGGGAGATGTGGGGTGCGGCTTCGCGACACCCGCTTTTCCTGC is a window of Rubrobacter xylanophilus DSM 9941 DNA encoding:
- a CDS encoding formimidoylglutamate deiminase; its protein translation is MRRTLLPDLVLDARGARPGVGVTIEGGRVVSVGPAAEGERLPGRALAPGFANAHSHAFQRGLRGGVERRDPAHPRDDFWTWRERMYALAGSLDPASLREASERCYREMLSAGYTSVAEFHYLHHRPDGAPYEDPNALAKAVAAGAEAVGMRLLLLPAAYARGGLSRFRDASAGEFLARVEELRAWAEGHPLVEVGLAAHSVRAVPRGWLEEIGEHARGRSLPLHVHACEQPREVEECRREHGLRPVELLAEAGFLGPGTVVVHATHASEGELDLLAERGAGVCACPTTEGNLGDGFLPAEGLLRRGIGLSVGSDSHVRVDPFEELREIETNARRLSGRRNVLVPEGEGSPTPWLLRAGWGREGISAGDPADLVEIDLGHPALADVEPEDLPSALVFGAGSGVVCGAWVAGRRVYPEGGGA
- the hutI gene encoding imidazolonepropionase: MSGTTLLIHDLEAAVSPKGSGPLRGRDLGELEVCSPASIAVSGDRIAAVGPPGEVLRDHPPGPGCETVDGRGKAALPGLVDCHTHAAFLGDRADEFELRCRGAGYEEIHASGGGILSTVRATRAGSEEELRAATERHLDWLLRHGTTTAEVKSGYGLDREAELRLLRAIRAAGDAHPVDVRPTFLGAHTVPPEFSGAAEYVEFVVAEVLPEAAPLAEAADVFVERGSFEVPEARRYLEACAGYGLALRLHADQFSERGAVPLAVELGARSADHLESTGGEGVRALGQSATAAVLLPACALFLGLPDPPARALLEAGAIVALATDFNPGSSFCSSLPVVLNLACTRLGLSPAEALCAATANAAYVLGLEGEVGRLSAGYRADILLLDAPDWRYIAYHLGGDHLAAVVKSGGLLPPG